A DNA window from Alkaliphilus flagellatus contains the following coding sequences:
- a CDS encoding DUF1002 domain-containing protein, with amino-acid sequence MKNSRLIKYTTIMTVFIFIFNIFAYADSSRVVTLGKDLNEAQRKQILDLFKVSENEATIIEVNNQEERAYLEGVATEAQLGKITMSSAYVELLEAGSGIEVETYNISWVTKEMYQSALVTAGVKDAKVIAAAPFPVSGTGALTGILKAFEQATGKKISDEQKKVANQEVIQTGKLGEEIGKEKATELIRVVKEEVIEKRVKNPEEIKRIVLDIAARLDINLNANQIEEISKLMERINKLNLNTEEIKEQLKGIGKKIDQTLKDNEQVKSLLQRIIDMIKSLFSSLFSMFK; translated from the coding sequence ATGAAAAACAGCAGATTAATAAAGTATACAACTATAATGACAGTTTTTATTTTTATATTTAATATTTTTGCCTATGCAGATAGCAGTAGGGTTGTAACATTAGGAAAAGATTTAAATGAGGCTCAAAGAAAACAGATATTAGATCTTTTTAAGGTTTCTGAAAATGAAGCAACAATAATTGAAGTAAACAATCAAGAAGAAAGAGCATATTTAGAAGGCGTTGCTACGGAAGCACAGTTGGGTAAAATAACTATGTCATCAGCTTATGTTGAACTACTAGAAGCAGGATCTGGAATTGAAGTAGAAACTTATAATATATCATGGGTAACAAAAGAAATGTATCAAAGTGCATTAGTTACTGCTGGTGTAAAAGATGCTAAGGTTATTGCAGCAGCACCGTTTCCGGTTTCTGGTACGGGTGCTCTTACTGGAATATTAAAAGCATTTGAGCAAGCTACGGGAAAGAAAATCAGTGATGAACAGAAAAAAGTAGCTAACCAAGAAGTTATTCAAACTGGAAAATTAGGTGAAGAAATCGGGAAAGAAAAGGCTACTGAATTAATAAGGGTAGTAAAAGAAGAAGTTATCGAAAAAAGAGTAAAAAATCCAGAAGAAATAAAGAGAATTGTTTTAGATATAGCTGCACGTTTAGATATAAATTTGAATGCAAATCAAATTGAAGAAATTTCTAAGCTTATGGAGCGAATAAATAAATTAAATTTAAACACAGAAGAAATTAAAGAACAGCTTAAAGGGATTGGTAAAAAGATTGATCAAACTTTAAAGGATAACGAACAGGTAAAGTCTTTGCTTCAAAGGATTATAGACATGATAAAAAGTTTATTTAGTTCTTTGTTTAGTATGTTTAAATAA
- a CDS encoding sensor histidine kinase, giving the protein MKWKLTSSFIISIVLIVTIVIFINSIVILLFFISSSNNMDLFFYNMQNTDYLKPEEYVRDFNENIQINNGQIFITENGKKSLDQNKAWIQILDKDSTEIYSYKKVKTVPTKYTPIELIHNYKYANPSSVFVGEKVINGYQYSYLVGFPYQTVGKNVITYNKQQFKTIIGSIFVLLLGIDLIIALIFGLYFSEKLTKPVKVIIEGIRNLYNGDYRTHYEEHGLYKEVYSNMNNLAFILQENKIERMNLDRMREEWFANISHDIKTPLASIKGYAELLNSEYDFTNEEIKEYSEIIEQKSIYIKELVDDFNLSARLKNKNITLNLEKCNIVKVIKGVVIDILNIPENSNRNIEFISDIKNIDKKIDVILFKRAINNIIHNAIVHNDENVNVQVKIENKNNQAHITIKDNGKGISNEELKYIFTRYYRGTNTGKKHEGSGLGMAIARDIIKAHGGDILVESELGKGTTFKIIIIC; this is encoded by the coding sequence ATGAAATGGAAACTTACATCTAGCTTTATTATTAGTATAGTTTTGATAGTAACAATTGTTATTTTTATAAATTCAATAGTTATACTATTGTTTTTTATTTCTAGCTCTAATAATATGGATTTGTTTTTTTATAATATGCAAAATACAGATTATCTGAAACCAGAGGAATACGTTAGAGATTTTAATGAAAATATACAAATAAATAATGGACAAATCTTTATTACTGAAAATGGAAAAAAATCCTTAGATCAAAATAAAGCATGGATACAAATATTAGATAAGGATAGTACTGAAATTTATAGTTACAAAAAAGTGAAAACTGTTCCTACTAAATATACACCAATAGAGCTTATTCATAATTATAAATATGCAAACCCATCCTCTGTATTTGTGGGTGAAAAGGTAATAAACGGATATCAGTATAGTTATCTAGTAGGATTCCCATATCAAACAGTTGGAAAAAATGTAATTACATATAATAAACAGCAATTTAAAACTATTATTGGTAGCATTTTTGTTTTATTATTAGGAATAGATTTAATAATAGCCCTAATATTTGGATTATATTTTAGTGAAAAGCTAACAAAACCTGTCAAGGTTATTATTGAAGGTATACGCAATTTATATAATGGAGATTATAGGACTCATTATGAGGAACATGGTTTGTATAAGGAAGTATATTCTAATATGAATAATTTAGCTTTCATCCTACAAGAAAATAAAATAGAGAGAATGAATTTAGATCGTATGAGGGAAGAATGGTTTGCTAATATTTCTCACGATATAAAAACTCCTCTAGCTTCTATAAAAGGATATGCAGAACTATTGAATAGTGAATATGACTTTACTAATGAAGAAATTAAGGAATACTCTGAAATAATTGAACAAAAGTCCATATACATAAAAGAGTTAGTTGATGATTTTAATTTAAGTGCTAGATTAAAAAACAAAAACATAACCCTCAATCTAGAAAAATGTAATATTGTAAAAGTTATAAAGGGCGTAGTAATTGATATACTAAATATTCCTGAAAACAGTAACAGGAATATTGAATTTATAAGCGATATAAAAAATATAGACAAGAAAATAGATGTAATTTTATTTAAAAGAGCAATAAATAACATAATACACAATGCTATTGTTCATAATGATGAAAATGTAAATGTACAAGTAAAGATTGAAAATAAAAATAATCAAGCCCATATAACCATAAAAGATAATGGGAAAGGGATTAGCAATGAAGAACTAAAATATATATTTACTAGATATTATAGAGGAACTAATACTGGTAAAAAACATGAAGGCTCAGGATTAGGAATGGCTATAGCTAGAGATATAATAAAGGCCCATGGAGGAGATATTTTAGTAGAGAGTGAACTAGGTAAAGGAACTACTTTTAAGATTATAATTATCTGTTAA
- a CDS encoding response regulator transcription factor yields the protein MENILNKKILIIDDEKDLLKLIHTVLIKEGFTKVYTAETGNEGLRLFNEILPDLIILDIMLPDSEGYEICSTIRSTSKVPILFLSAKSEELDKILGFAIGGDDYITKPFSPKELAYRVKAHLRRSEYQIESSDNTILKFGPFIMDTKKVEFLKNNKVIELKPKEYRILEYLAKHKNQIVSKEQLCDAVWGDEYIGYDNTIMVHIRKIRKKIEEDPSNPKFLVTVKGLGYKLVPEDK from the coding sequence ATGGAAAATATATTAAATAAAAAGATTTTAATAATAGATGACGAAAAAGATCTTTTGAAATTAATACATACTGTTTTAATAAAAGAGGGATTTACAAAGGTATATACAGCAGAGACTGGAAATGAAGGCTTAAGACTTTTCAATGAAATTTTGCCAGATTTAATTATATTAGATATAATGCTTCCAGACTCTGAAGGCTATGAAATATGCAGCACAATTAGAAGCACATCCAAAGTACCAATATTATTTTTATCGGCTAAATCTGAAGAGTTGGATAAAATATTGGGATTTGCCATTGGTGGAGATGATTATATCACTAAACCATTTAGTCCAAAAGAATTGGCATATAGGGTGAAGGCACATTTAAGAAGAAGCGAATATCAAATAGAGTCTTCAGATAATACTATATTAAAATTTGGTCCATTTATAATGGATACAAAAAAAGTTGAATTTTTAAAAAATAATAAGGTGATAGAGTTAAAGCCTAAAGAGTATAGAATTTTAGAGTATTTAGCTAAACATAAAAATCAGATTGTAAGTAAGGAACAATTGTGTGATGCAGTCTGGGGAGATGAATACATAGGCTACGATAATACTATAATGGTTCATATAAGGAAGATTAGGAAGAAAATTGAAGAGGATCCCTCTAATCCTAAATTTTTAGTTACTGTAAAGGGGTTGGGGTATAAGCTTGTACCAGAGGATAAATAG